TGATGAATGAACGGTCCTTTCTTAAGTGATCTTGCCATAATTATTTTCTTTTAGATACGATGTAACGGTTAGACACTTTGTTTTTCTTTCTAGTTTTGTAACCTTTAGACGGCATACCGTTTCTAGATCTTGGGTGACCTCCAGAAGAACGTCCTTCACCACCACCCATTGGGTGATCTACTGGGTTCATTACAACCGCTCTTGTTCTTGGTCTTCTACCTAACCATCTGCTTCTACCAGCCTTACCTGATACAGTTAATTGGTGATCTGAGTTGGAAACTGAACCAATCATTGCCATACACTCAGTAAGGATCATTCTTGATTCTCCTGAAGGCAACTTGATGATTGCATATTTACCATCTCTAGAAGTTAATTGAGCTGAAGAACCAGCACTTCTTGCTAAAATTGCACCTTGACCAGGCTTCATTTCAACACAAGAGATTACAGTACCCAATGGAATGTTTTTCAATTTCATTGCGTTACCTACGTTTGGTTCAACGCTTTCTCCTGAAACTACTTTCTGATCAACTTTGATACCGTTTGGAGCGATGATATATCTCTTCTCTCCATCTGCGTACTCTAATAAAGCGATAAATGCAGTTCTGTTTGGATCGTATTCTACAGATTTTACAGTTGCTTCAACGTTTGCTTTGTTTCTTTTGAAGTCAATAATTCTGTATTTCTTTTTGTGTCCACCTCCGGTGTAACGCATGGTCATTTTACCTGTTTGGTTACGTCCACCTGACTTTTTAATACCAACTGTTAGAGATTTCTCTGGTTTGTTGGTAGTAATTTCCTCAAAATTGTTTACAATTCTGAATCTCTGTCCCGGGGTGATAGGTTTTAATTTTCTAACAGACATTACTATTATTTATAATTAATAATTAATTTACAGCAAAAATATCGATAACCTCACCTTCAGCAAGTTTGATTACCGCTTTTTTCAATTTGTTTGTCTTTCCTACTTGAAGACCTTTTTTAGTGTACTTTGAAGAAACCTTCGGAGCATAAATCATTGTGTTAACGTCTGCTACTTTTACACCGTAAGCTGCTTCAACAGCTTTTTTAATCTGGATTTTATTCGCCTTAGGATCAACTAAGAAAGAATAAGAACCTCTTAAATCTGTAAGGTAATTAGCCTTTTCTGAAATAACTGGTTTAATAATAATAGACATGACTTATTTCTTTAAATTTTCCTGGAATTTTTCAACTGCACCTTCGAAGAAAATAATTTCACCTGCATTTACTAAATCGTAAGAACTGATCTCGTTGAAGTTCATTACTTTAGTTTTAGGTAAGTTTCTTGAAGATAAATATACATTCTTGTTAGCTTCAGGAAGAACGAATAAAGATTTTTTACCGTTAAGTTCCAATGCATTTAATACATTGATGAAATCTTTAGTCTTAGGAGCAGCAAAGCTCACATCTTCTAAAACTTTAATGCTGTTGTCTCTCATTTTTTGAGATAAAACAGATTTTTTAGCTAATCTCTTAAGAGCTTTGTTCAATTTGAATCTGTAGTCTCTTGGTTTTGGTCCGAATACTCTACCTCCACCTCTGAAAGTTGGAGATTTGATATCCCCGTATCTAGCAGATCCAGATCCTTTTTGCTTCTTAAGCTTCTTAGTAGAAGCAGTAATTTCGCTTCTTTCTTTCGATTTATGAGTACCTTGTCTTTGTGCAGCAAGATACTGTTTAACTTCTAAGTAAACCGCGTGCTGATTTGGCTCAATTCCGAATACTGTTTCGTCTAGAGTTACTTTTCTTCCGGTCTCTTTTCCTGATGTATTTAATACTACTAGTTCCATTTTCTGATAATTACATAAGAATTTTTAGCTCCCGGAACAGCACCTTTTACTACTAAAAGATTTTGTTCTTGATCAACTTTTAACACTTGAAGGTTTTGAACAGTTACCTGCTCACCTCCCATTCTTCCAGCCATTCTCATCCCTTTGAATACTCTTGAAGGGTCTGAACCAGCACCGATAGAACCTGGAGCTCTAAGTCTGTTGTGCTGACCATGAGTTGCCTGCATTACACCTCCAAATCCGTGTCTTTTAACAACACCCTGGAAGCCTTTACCTTTTGAAGTTCCTGTTACATCTACATACTCACCTTCGATGAATAGATCAACACTTACTACCTCTCCTACTTTTGCTTCAGTAAATCCATCGTGGAATTCTACTAATTTAGCTTTAGGAGTAGAACCAGCCTTTTTAAAATGACCAGCTAACGCTTTACCAACGTTCTTCTCACTCTTGTCATCGAAACCTAATTGAACAGCTGTATAACCGTCTTTTTCTAAGGTTCTGACCTGTAAAATCGAGCATGGACCAGCTTGAATAACTGTACAAGGAATGTTTTTTCCTTCTTCGTTAAACAAAGACGTCATACCGATTTTTTTACCAATAATACCTGACATTGTTTATATTATAATAAAATTTATCCTTTATTTATCACCATTTTTGGGAAGTCTGAAGTAATTTCTACTTTTGATATAGGCATACTACGCTCCTAAAATGAGTGTGCAAATTTATGAATAATTTTATAACTGACAAATATTTTGAGTAAAATATTTTGATTTTTAATCGATTAGGTGATTTTGAAAAAATCCAGAACAGATTTCTCAAAGATTTATTTTGATTTTTAAAAAGAAATCAAGATGAAGACCTTATTGAGCCATCACTTTTACCCCAACTTCTTCCAGCCCAGCCCTATCTTCAGCACAAATTCCATTATCAGTAATCAGATAATCCACCTGATCCAATCCTGAAATCTTTCCAAATCCTTTTTTATTCAGTTTGGAGGAATCTGCAAGAATTACAGTTTGATCCGCACATTCCATCATAATCTGATTCAGGTGAGCTTCCGCAGCATTGGAAGTACTAATTCCAAACTCCGAATCAATACCGTCTACTCCCAGAAAAAGCTTATTGCAGGAAAACTGTTTTAGAATTCCTTCAGAAATAGATCCCACTATAGAAGTAGAGCTTTTTCGCACTTCTCCACCCAGCTGTATAATATTAATATTAGGATTATTACAAAGCTCAATTGCTACCCTCAAAGAAGATGTGAGTACCGTAAGCGGCCCAAAGTTCACCAGCATTCTGGCAAGATAATGCATTGTTGTCCCGGAAGCTAATATAATACAGTCATTTTCCTGAATCAATGATAAAGCAGCTTTTGCAATAGCCTGTTTGGCTTCCACATTGATATTTTCTTTTTCACCAACATTTTTTTCATAAGCATATCTTACCTGCTTACTTGCTCCTCCATGATTTCTGAAAAGAAGCCCAAGACTTTCGAGATAATTCAGATCCTTTCGGATCGTAACTGAAGAAACATTGAGCTTCTCACACAGATCCTGCACAAGTACATGTCCTTTCTCATCAAGCTCTTTCAGTATTTCATCCTGCCTTGGTAATAGCTTTTCCATTTTATTCGTTTCATCAAAAATACCGTTTTTTTTTCACATCTTAAAATTTCATTTATTTTCTTTTTGCTTTCATTTTTAATTTATATATTTGAAAACGAAACATAAACGAAACATTTATGAAACGAAACGAAGAACTCAGTAAGTTAACCCAAGTAAAAGAATGGGACTTTATTGTCATAGGAGGAGGAGCCAGTGGTTTAGGTTCGGCATTAGACGCAGTAAGCAGAGGATTCAAAACTTTATTGCTTGAATCTCATGACTTTGCAAAAGCAACATCCAGCAGAAGCACCAAATTGGTACACGGTGGAGTTAGATATCTTGCCCAGGGAGATGTCGGATTGGTAAAAGAAGCATTAAAGGAAAGAGGACTCTTAGCAAAAAATGCAGCACATATCGTAAAAAATCAGTCTTTCATTATTCCAAATTACACATGGTGGGGAGGAATCTACTATAAAATAGGACTGTCCATTTATGATTTCCTTGCCGGAAAATTGAGTCTGGGTAAAACGAAGTATATCAGCAAATCAAAAACCGTTGAAAAACTTCCGACTATTGAACAAAATCACTTGATGAGTGGCGTTGTTTACCAGGACGGACAATTTGATGATGCCAGACTTGCGATCAACCTTACCCAAACTATCATTGAAAAAGGCGGAAGTGCGGTTAATTATGTAAAAGTAGTCAACCTTTTGAAAGATGCTTCTGATAAGGTAATCGGTGTGGTTGCAGAAGATCAGTTTTCTAAACAGCAATATCAGATTCATGGTAAAGTAGTCATTAACGCAACCGGAGTCTTTACGAATGATATCCTTAATATGAACAATCCTAAGCATGGTAAACTCGTTGTACCAAGCCAGGGAATTCATCTTGTATTAGACAAGTCTTTCCTGAAAAGTGATGATGCAATTATGATTCCTAAAACCTCAGACGGCAGGGTTTTATTTGTTGTTCCGTGGCATGACAGGGCTTTAGTAGGAACTACAGACACTCTTTTAAAGGATGAAAGCTTTGAACCTCGTGCATTGGAAGAAGAAATTAGCTTTGTTCTAAATACAGCAAGACAATATTTAGCTAAAAAACCTACTCGTGAAGACGTAAAATCTGTTTTCGCAGGACTACGGCCTCTTGCCGCTCCTAAAGATGGCAGCAAAAACACAAAAGAGGTTTCCCGAAGTCATAAGGTTATTACTTCAGAAACAGGATTGATTTCTATTATCGGAGGAAAATGGACTACCTACCGTAAAATGGCAGAAGATACCGTAGATGAAGCTATGAAAATTCACAGGTTGGGAAATAGCCAATCCAAAACCGAACATCTTTCCATTCATGGAAATGTAAAGCCAGAACAGGTAGACAGAACAAATCACCTATACGTTTACGGATCTGATATTCCTGCTATCAAAGCATTGCAGCAAAGCAATCCGCGTTATGCTCAGAAAATCCACCCAGATCACCCTTTCACAGTAGCAGAAATAGTATGGGCCGTAAGAACGGAGATGGCAGAAACTATTGAAGACATCCTGGCAAGAAGAGTACGCTTACTGTTCCTTGATGCAAGAGCTGCTATAGACAGCGCTCATAACGTAGCAAGAATCATTGCTGAAGAAAAAGGATATTCTGAAGAATGGGCTCAGCAGCAAGAAAATGAATTTATTGAATTAGCAAGAGGGTATTTATTAACACCCTATTCACCTAAAGTTATCAACCTAAATTAGCATTATATACATGAATGAAAAACTAATTCTCGCTCTAGATCAGGGGACAACTTCCTCCAGAGCGATTCTCTTCAACCACAGTGGAGAAATCAAATATGTATCGCAAAAAGATTTCGAACAGATATTCCCTACTCCAGGCTGGGTAGAGCACGATCCCAACGAAATCTGGTCATCACAAATCTCTGTAGCCGCAGAAAGTATAGCGAAAGCAGGTATTTCCGGACTGGAAGTTGCCGCGATCGGTATTACGAATCAACGTGAAACTACAATCGTTTGGGACAAAGAAACCGGGGAGCCTATTTACAACGCTATCGTATGGCAAGACCGCAGAACCTCAAAATACTGCGATGAACTGAAAGAACAGGGACACGCGGAAATGATCAAAGAAAAAACCGGACTTGTTCTGGATGCTTACTTTTCAGCGACCAAACTAAAATGGATTCTTGATAATGTAGAAGGAGCCAGACAAAAGGCGGAAGAAGGAAAATTATGTTTCGGAACTGTTGATACCTGGCTTGTCTGGAAACTTACCCGCGGAAAAATGTTTATCACGGATGTTTCCAATGCCAGCAGAACAATGCTTCTCAACATTCATACTTTAGAATGGGATCATGATTTATTAGAATTATTCAACATTCCGAAAACTATTCTTCCTACAGTAAAACAAAGCAGTGAAATATATGGTGAAACTGCTACGACCCTATTCTCTACCAAAATCCCGATTGCCGGAATTGCAGGTGACCAACAGGCTGCTTTATTCGGACAAATGTGTACCACTCCGGGAATGGTAAAAAACACTTATGGAACAGGATGTTTCTTATTAATGAATACAGGGACTGAAGCAGTTTCTTCTAAAAATAATCTTCTTACTACAGTAGCCTGGAAAATCAATGGAGAAGTTAATTATGCACTAGAAGGAAGTGTATTTGTAGGAGGTGCAGCTATTCAATGGCTGAGAGATGGTCTTAAAATTATTCATTCTTCTGATCAGGTGAACGAACTGGCTGCTTCTGTAGAAGATAACGGCGGTGTTTATTTCGTCCCTGCATTAACGGGGCTTGGGGCTCCTCACTGGGACCAATATGCTCGTGGTACTATTGTAGGAATCACCCGCGGTACCACTGACGGACATATCGCCAGAGCAACACTGGAAGGAATTGCATTTCAGGTTTATGATATTGTAAAAGCTATGGAAGCAGATTCCGGAAGAGCAAGCCTTGAATTAAGAGTAGACGGTGGCGCTTCTGCAAGTGATCTTCTGATGCAGATACAGTCTGACCTATTCGGTTTTAAAATCATACGCCCTAAAACACTTGAAACAACAGCATTAGGAGCAGCCTACCTTGCCGGCCTTGCTGTAGGATACTGGAAAGATGTAGCTGAAATTCAGTCTCAATGGATTGTTGATAAAGATTTCCATCCTCAGTTGGAAAAAGAACATGTTGATAAAATGGTACACTCATGGAGAAGAGCTGTATCACGTTCTCAAAGCTGGATAGAAGATTAATTAACTTATCAAAAAAAACTTATATGACCCCATTTATCGCAGAAGTTATCGGGACGATGCTTCTTATATTATTAGGCAACGGTGTTGTAGCCAATGTTGTCTTGAAAGATACGAAAGGAAATAATTCCGGATGGATTGTTATTACTACTGCATGGGCACTGGCCGTATTTGTGGGAGTAACCGTTGCAGGGCCAATAAGCGGGGCCCATCTGAATCCGGCTGTAACCATTGGTCTTGCGGCTGCCGGAAAATTTTCGTGGGATTTGGTTCCATCTTATATCGCAGCTCAAATGATAGGAGGAATGCTGGGTGCATTTTTAGTATGGCTGTTCCACAAAGATCATTTTGCGATTACTGAAGATGAGGGAGCTAAACTGGCATGCTTCAGTACAGGTCCTGCTATCAGAAAAACATCCTCCAACCTTATCAGTGAGATTATCGGAACGTTTGTACTGGTATTCTGTGTCTTTTACTTTGCAGACCCTAGTATTTCTTTACAGGCAGACCCTACAGCCAAAGTAGGCCTTGGTTCTATTGGAGCAATCCCTGTTACATTTGTAGTTTGGGCGATTGGTTTATCCCTGGGAGGAACTACAGGATATGCCATCAACCCTGCAAGAGATCTTGCCCCAAGAATCATGCACGCCATCTTACCTGTAAAAGGAAGCAGTGATTGGGGATATGCCTGGATTCCTGTTATAGGCCCAATTACAGGTGCTATTATTGCAGCAGTTATATATGGATTTTTAAAATAAAACAAATGATGAAAAAAATCTTAAAGGGAATCTTTCTTCTTGCTATAGGCACAGGAAGATTATTTTCACAGGAAAATGGTGAAACCAAGGAAACCAAAGAAGGAAGGCTTGATTTTACAGCCAACATTCAGAACAATCACTTATGGAGAGGGCTTATTATTACAGACAAGCCTGTTGTGATGGGAAATCTTTCATATGCTTTGGATGCGGAGAAGAAATGGAAAGTGGGAATATGGGGAGCTTCTGCATTAGCGGATGATAAGGACAACACTCATTATAAGGAGATCAATTACTATGTTCAGTATTCTGACGGGCGTTTTTATATTGGATTATGGGATCTTTATAACTCCAGAAACATCAATACTGCTGTGGCCGCTGATGATATCTTCAGCTATTCACAGAGAAGAACAGCCCATATTATTGATTTAAGAACAAATTATACTTTCGGACCTTCTTTTCCAATCAATATTGAAGCTGACATTATGCTGTATGGAGGAGCCAATGCGGGAGAAGTCATTTTGGAAGCTGATGGAAGTTATAAGAAAAACAGATATTCTACGTATGTTCAGGCAAGTTATCCTGTCATCAGTGGTCAGAAAGTAAACCTGGATGCTTTTGTAGGAGCCGGATTTGCTCTTAACGACAAAACCTTTTTGTATGGTAACGGCAAGAACAGCTTCGACATTGTCAATATAGGTGTAAAAGCA
This genomic window from Chryseobacterium viscerum contains:
- a CDS encoding DeoR/GlpR family DNA-binding transcription regulator, with amino-acid sequence MEKLLPRQDEILKELDEKGHVLVQDLCEKLNVSSVTIRKDLNYLESLGLLFRNHGGASKQVRYAYEKNVGEKENINVEAKQAIAKAALSLIQENDCIILASGTTMHYLARMLVNFGPLTVLTSSLRVAIELCNNPNINIIQLGGEVRKSSTSIVGSISEGILKQFSCNKLFLGVDGIDSEFGISTSNAAEAHLNQIMMECADQTVILADSSKLNKKGFGKISGLDQVDYLITDNGICAEDRAGLEEVGVKVMAQ
- a CDS encoding MIP/aquaporin family protein, whose amino-acid sequence is MEKSCITFSKLDRRLINLSKKTYMTPFIAEVIGTMLLILLGNGVVANVVLKDTKGNNSGWIVITTAWALAVFVGVTVAGPISGAHLNPAVTIGLAAAGKFSWDLVPSYIAAQMIGGMLGAFLVWLFHKDHFAITEDEGAKLACFSTGPAIRKTSSNLISEIIGTFVLVFCVFYFADPSISLQADPTAKVGLGSIGAIPVTFVVWAIGLSLGGTTGYAINPARDLAPRIMHAILPVKGSSDWGYAWIPVIGPITGAIIAAVIYGFLK
- the rplC gene encoding 50S ribosomal protein L3, with the translated sequence MSGIIGKKIGMTSLFNEEGKNIPCTVIQAGPCSILQVRTLEKDGYTAVQLGFDDKSEKNVGKALAGHFKKAGSTPKAKLVEFHDGFTEAKVGEVVSVDLFIEGEYVDVTGTSKGKGFQGVVKRHGFGGVMQATHGQHNRLRAPGSIGAGSDPSRVFKGMRMAGRMGGEQVTVQNLQVLKVDQEQNLLVVKGAVPGAKNSYVIIRKWN
- the rplB gene encoding 50S ribosomal protein L2; translation: MSVRKLKPITPGQRFRIVNNFEEITTNKPEKSLTVGIKKSGGRNQTGKMTMRYTGGGHKKKYRIIDFKRNKANVEATVKSVEYDPNRTAFIALLEYADGEKRYIIAPNGIKVDQKVVSGESVEPNVGNAMKLKNIPLGTVISCVEMKPGQGAILARSAGSSAQLTSRDGKYAIIKLPSGESRMILTECMAMIGSVSNSDHQLTVSGKAGRSRWLGRRPRTRAVVMNPVDHPMGGGEGRSSGGHPRSRNGMPSKGYKTRKKNKVSNRYIVSKRK
- the glpK gene encoding glycerol kinase GlpK, whose amino-acid sequence is MNEKLILALDQGTTSSRAILFNHSGEIKYVSQKDFEQIFPTPGWVEHDPNEIWSSQISVAAESIAKAGISGLEVAAIGITNQRETTIVWDKETGEPIYNAIVWQDRRTSKYCDELKEQGHAEMIKEKTGLVLDAYFSATKLKWILDNVEGARQKAEEGKLCFGTVDTWLVWKLTRGKMFITDVSNASRTMLLNIHTLEWDHDLLELFNIPKTILPTVKQSSEIYGETATTLFSTKIPIAGIAGDQQAALFGQMCTTPGMVKNTYGTGCFLLMNTGTEAVSSKNNLLTTVAWKINGEVNYALEGSVFVGGAAIQWLRDGLKIIHSSDQVNELAASVEDNGGVYFVPALTGLGAPHWDQYARGTIVGITRGTTDGHIARATLEGIAFQVYDIVKAMEADSGRASLELRVDGGASASDLLMQIQSDLFGFKIIRPKTLETTALGAAYLAGLAVGYWKDVAEIQSQWIVDKDFHPQLEKEHVDKMVHSWRRAVSRSQSWIED
- the rplW gene encoding 50S ribosomal protein L23 — encoded protein: MSIIIKPVISEKANYLTDLRGSYSFLVDPKANKIQIKKAVEAAYGVKVADVNTMIYAPKVSSKYTKKGLQVGKTNKLKKAVIKLAEGEVIDIFAVN
- a CDS encoding glycerol-3-phosphate dehydrogenase/oxidase, with the translated sequence MKRNEELSKLTQVKEWDFIVIGGGASGLGSALDAVSRGFKTLLLESHDFAKATSSRSTKLVHGGVRYLAQGDVGLVKEALKERGLLAKNAAHIVKNQSFIIPNYTWWGGIYYKIGLSIYDFLAGKLSLGKTKYISKSKTVEKLPTIEQNHLMSGVVYQDGQFDDARLAINLTQTIIEKGGSAVNYVKVVNLLKDASDKVIGVVAEDQFSKQQYQIHGKVVINATGVFTNDILNMNNPKHGKLVVPSQGIHLVLDKSFLKSDDAIMIPKTSDGRVLFVVPWHDRALVGTTDTLLKDESFEPRALEEEISFVLNTARQYLAKKPTREDVKSVFAGLRPLAAPKDGSKNTKEVSRSHKVITSETGLISIIGGKWTTYRKMAEDTVDEAMKIHRLGNSQSKTEHLSIHGNVKPEQVDRTNHLYVYGSDIPAIKALQQSNPRYAQKIHPDHPFTVAEIVWAVRTEMAETIEDILARRVRLLFLDARAAIDSAHNVARIIAEEKGYSEEWAQQQENEFIELARGYLLTPYSPKVINLN
- the rplD gene encoding 50S ribosomal protein L4, with the protein product MELVVLNTSGKETGRKVTLDETVFGIEPNQHAVYLEVKQYLAAQRQGTHKSKERSEITASTKKLKKQKGSGSARYGDIKSPTFRGGGRVFGPKPRDYRFKLNKALKRLAKKSVLSQKMRDNSIKVLEDVSFAAPKTKDFINVLNALELNGKKSLFVLPEANKNVYLSSRNLPKTKVMNFNEISSYDLVNAGEIIFFEGAVEKFQENLKK